The genomic interval TGAGGACGACGCGATCGGGACTTTCGGCGTTGAGGAGGCGCGCCACGGCCGCGCGGCAGCGCTGGACGCGCTGTTCCGCCTCGACCGCCATGCGGTGGCCCGAGCGCCCGGGGTTGCCCGCCCAGCGGCGGGCGAACTCGTCCATGGCGCGATAGACGCTTTCCGGCTTGGGCCAGGACGTGGCGGCGTTGTCGAGATAAATCATCGCGGCGCCATTCTACGCTCCCCCCGCCCGCCGCGCAAACCCTCCCGGCGGCCGGAGACGGCCCCTACGGCCGCGCCCCGGCGTCCCTGCGGCCCTTCCCGGCCGCCCCCGAACCGCACGCGCGGCAGTAGCCGAACAGCGTGTGGTGGTGGCTCACGACCGTGAAGCCGTGCTCGCGGGCGGACCGCGCCTGCTCCTTCTCGATCCGGGGATTCTCGAACTCGACGATCCGGCCGCAGCGCAGGCAGACCATGTGATCGTGGTGGCGATGGCCGATGACGTGTTCATAAAGCATCCGATCCTTGCGGAAGGGACGCTCCTCGACGAGCCCCGCCTCGACCAGGACCTTGAGCATCCGCCAGACGGTGACCCGTCCCACGCG from Planctomycetota bacterium carries:
- a CDS encoding transcriptional repressor; this translates as MAGAIDREMEAFRAALRRRGLSITRQRLRIAETVFSTHKHFSADDLARWVRQRDPRVGRVTVWRMLKVLVEAGLVEERPFRKDRMLYEHVIGHRHHDHMVCLRCGRIVEFENPRIEKEQARSAREHGFTVVSHHHTLFGYCRACGSGAAGKGRRDAGARP